In Mycolicibacterium lutetiense, the sequence TGGCCGTTGCGCTGCCTGCGGTGGCGTATGCGGATCCCGAGCCGGCGCCCCCGGCGCCCCCGGCGCCGGCCCCAGCTGTGCCCGGCGCACCCGCCCCGGCTGCTCCGGCTCCGGCGGCGGCGCCTGCTCCCGCCCCGGCCGTGCCCGCGCCGCCTGCCCCGGCTCCGGCCCCTGGAGCGCCTGCTCCCGCCCCGGCTGCTCCCGCGCCGCCTCCGCCTGCCGATCCCAATGCTCCGGCCGCACCCGCACCCGCACCCGCACCTGCTCCCGCGGATCCCAACGCCCCGGCCCCGGCCCCCGCGCCGGAGCCCGGTCGAGTGGACAACGCAGCGGGCGGCTTCAGCTACGTCGTACCCGGCGGGTGGAAGGTGTCCGACGCGACCCAGTTGTCATACGGCCAGGCGTTGTTGACCCCGATCCCGCCGGAGGGCGCGCCCGAGCCTCCGAACGACACCAGCGTGCTGCTCGGGCGCCTGGACCTGAAGCTGTTCGCGGGCGCCGAAGCAGACAACGCCAAGGCGGCCGTCCGGCTGGCCTCCGACATGGGTGAATTCTTCATGCCCTTCCCCGGAACCCGGGTGAATCAGGAGACCGTTCCGCTGGATGCCAACGGGCTCACCGGTGTCGCCTCGTACTACGAGGTGAAGTTCACCGATACCAACAAGCCCAACGGCCAGATCTGGGCCGGTGTGGTCGGTGCCCCGCCGGCCCCGGGAACCCCGCGCGGGCAGCGTGCTCCGGAACGCTGGTTCGTGGTGTGGCTGGGTACGGCGGCCCATCCGGTGGACAAGGCCGCCGCGGCGACATTGGCCAACTCGATCCGGCCGTGGACGCCTCCGCCGTCGGCCGCGCCTGACCCCAACGCGCCGCCACCGCCTGCCGACCCGGCCCATCCCGGTGTCGGGGTGCCGGTACCGGTTACCAACGCTCCGCCGGAGATGCTGCCCCCGGGCTGATACCGGGCACGCCGGGTCACGAGAATCCCGCAGGCGAGCGCTGATTGTTCCCGATTAGCCCACCGGATTGTTACGTTCGGCAGGTACATCTGGGATGTGGCTCAGCGAGCCCGCTGGGCCTAGCCAGTGACAGGCAGGAGACCTGCAATGGATGTAATGGCGGCTACCGAAATTCTGGCCCGTTCCTCCACGCTGACGAACGTCGGCTGGATCGGTTACATCATCATCGGCGCGTTGGCCGGATGGATCGCCGGAAAGATCGTCAAGGGCGGTGGCTCCGGCATTCTGATGAACATCGTCATCGGCGTGATCGGCGCGCTCATCGGCGGATTCCTGCTCAGCTTCTTCCTCAACACCGGAGGGGGCGGCTGGTGGTTCACCCTCTTCACCGCAATCCTCGGATCGGTGATCCTGCTCTGGATTGTCGGAATGGTGCGCAAGGGCAGCTGATTCGGCGCCGGTCATGACCACCGGGACGATGACAGCCTGGCAGGTCGTCCACCCTGGCCCGGTGAGTTCACGGCCGTTGCAACGAGTTACGGTGCGCACCCCGCAGCCCGGCCCTGACGAACTGCTCGTCAAGGTGCTGGCCTGCGGGGTGTGCCGTACCGATCTGCATGTCGCCGAAGGGGATTTGGCTGTACACCGGCCACAGGTGATCCCCGGGCACGAGGTCGTCGGTGAGGTCGTCGCGCTCGGTGCCGATACCGGCGGCGGTTTCGCCCCCGGTGATCGGGTGGGTGTGGCGTGGCTGCGGCACACCTGCGGGCAGTGTGTCTATTGCCTACGAGGGCGGGAGAATCTCTGTCCGTCCTCGCTGTACACCGGCTGGGACGCCGACGGCGGCTATGCCGAATTCACCACCGTCCCCGCGGCGTTCGCGTTGCGGTTGCCGACCGGATACTCCGATATCGAGCTGGCGCCGTTGTTGTGCGCGGGCATCATCGGCTATCGCGCCCTGTTGCGGACCGACCTACCTCCGGGCGGACGGCTGGGACTCTACGGTTTCGGCGGCAGCGCGCACCTGACGGCGCAGGTGGCGTTGGCGCAGGGGGCTCGGGTGCATGTGATGACCCGTGGCGAGCGCGCCCGGGAACTCGCACTGGCGCTGGGTGCGTCGTCGGTGCAGGGCAGCGCCGACATGCCACCCGAACCCTTGGATGCCGCAATCCTGTTCGCACCGGTCGGCGATCTGGTGTTACCTGCGTTGGCGGCCCTGGACCGCGGCGGCATCCTGGCGATCGCGGGAATCCACCTCAGCGACATCCCGACCTTGAACTATCAACAGCACCTGTTCTTCGAACGCGAAATTCGGTCGGTGACCGCCAACACCCGTACCGATGCCCGTGATTTCCTGGCGTTCGCGGGTGCGCACCGGATGGCGGTCAGCACTCCCGAGTACGCCCTGGACCACGCCGACCAGGCGCTGGCCGATCTGGCCGCCGGCCGTATTGCGGGTGCAGCGGTGCTGCAGGTGTAGCCGGCAACGCATCAGAGTGCGGCGAGCGCAGCGCCCAATCTGCCGTCCAGGTCGCCGTGTCCGAACGCGTACAGGGGTCCGAGTCCGTCGTTGAGCACCCGGTTCAGGCGGGCCATCCCGCGTGCTGCGACCGGTAGCGGTGAATGCAGTCGCAGGGCGATTGCGTCGATCGTCGCCTCGGCCGCGGCAATATTCTTCCGGTGCAACGGGATTCGTGACGACCACAAGATGGTGTCGTTGGCGGCCTCGCGCGCGCAGCGGCGCAGTACGCGGGCCACGGCTTCCCGCTCGGAGATCGATGTCAACCGGGTCGCCCTGGCCGCGATGGCGCTGCCCGGGGGAGTCGGCGCGCCGACGGCCAGCATGGCGTCGAGTCGGCCCGACCGGATCCGTGCGGTCAGGCGGGCCCGGATCGACGGGCGGCAGGGGATGGGTGCACGGCGGACTGAGGTCGCTGGTGTCGCGGAAATTCGGTTGTCGTTCATGGCGATACCTCGTAGTTTCCGTGGTGCGCGGTTCCGGGAAGGCGTGACTACCTAAGACTGTACGACGGTCATGAATGACTAGTCAAACCAATTTAGCGGTCACGGCGGTACGCTGGTGTCATGACGACGACGTGGGCCGGCGACACCGAGACGAAACCCGCGCCCGGTCCGCTGGCCCGGATTCAGGGGTTGGTCAACACCATCGAATTGCCCGCCGGAATCGACCGCCTTGCGGATCCCGACGACGCGGCGCCCTGGCTGGCGGCGAACGGGTTACTCGCAGTAGGGGCGAGCCCGACCACAGCCGAACTGGACCTGGTGCGTCGGGTGCGCGAAGCGTTGCGCGCGCTGCTGATTCACAACATCGGTGGTCCGCCGCCGGGCGCCGATCACCTAGCCGTGCTGCAAGAGGTCACGGAAAGATCCACCGCGAAGGTCGACGTAACCCCCGACGGGCAGGTGCGGTTGTCGGCCGTCGGAGAGGGCGTGGGGGAGCGACTGCTCGAGCTGCTGCTGGTGATGCGCGATGCGCAGCGCGACGGCACGTGGGCCCGGCTCAAGGCGTGTGGGAACGACGAATGTACGTGGGCGTTCTACGACCGGTCCCGCAATCATGGCGGTACCTGGTGCGATATGGCCAGCTGCGGGAACATGCTGAAAAACCGTGAGTTCCGGGCGCGGAGACGCGCCGGTAGTTAAGTCGACAGATGCCACACCACGGCGGCGGCCAGTGCGCCGATCCCGTTGAGTGACCAGTGCAGGGCGATCGGCGCGATCAGGCTGCCGCTGCGTCGGCGCAGCCAGGTGAACACGAAACCGGCGACGCCGGTGGCGATCACGGCGAGCACGACACCGGCGACCATCCCGAAGACGCCGCCGCCGAACAGTCGGGTG encodes:
- a CDS encoding APA family fibronectin-binding glycoprotein; translation: MDESDAMPPRRRGLSKKLALVALTGATAVAVALPAVAYADPEPAPPAPPAPAPAVPGAPAPAAPAPAAAPAPAPAVPAPPAPAPAPGAPAPAPAAPAPPPPADPNAPAAPAPAPAPAPADPNAPAPAPAPEPGRVDNAAGGFSYVVPGGWKVSDATQLSYGQALLTPIPPEGAPEPPNDTSVLLGRLDLKLFAGAEADNAKAAVRLASDMGEFFMPFPGTRVNQETVPLDANGLTGVASYYEVKFTDTNKPNGQIWAGVVGAPPAPGTPRGQRAPERWFVVWLGTAAHPVDKAAAATLANSIRPWTPPPSAAPDPNAPPPPADPAHPGVGVPVPVTNAPPEMLPPG
- a CDS encoding GlsB/YeaQ/YmgE family stress response membrane protein, with the protein product MDVMAATEILARSSTLTNVGWIGYIIIGALAGWIAGKIVKGGGSGILMNIVIGVIGALIGGFLLSFFLNTGGGGWWFTLFTAILGSVILLWIVGMVRKGS
- a CDS encoding zinc-binding alcohol dehydrogenase family protein encodes the protein MTTGTMTAWQVVHPGPVSSRPLQRVTVRTPQPGPDELLVKVLACGVCRTDLHVAEGDLAVHRPQVIPGHEVVGEVVALGADTGGGFAPGDRVGVAWLRHTCGQCVYCLRGRENLCPSSLYTGWDADGGYAEFTTVPAAFALRLPTGYSDIELAPLLCAGIIGYRALLRTDLPPGGRLGLYGFGGSAHLTAQVALAQGARVHVMTRGERARELALALGASSVQGSADMPPEPLDAAILFAPVGDLVLPALAALDRGGILAIAGIHLSDIPTLNYQQHLFFEREIRSVTANTRTDARDFLAFAGAHRMAVSTPEYALDHADQALADLAAGRIAGAAVLQV
- a CDS encoding CGNR zinc finger domain-containing protein, whose translation is MTTTWAGDTETKPAPGPLARIQGLVNTIELPAGIDRLADPDDAAPWLAANGLLAVGASPTTAELDLVRRVREALRALLIHNIGGPPPGADHLAVLQEVTERSTAKVDVTPDGQVRLSAVGEGVGERLLELLLVMRDAQRDGTWARLKACGNDECTWAFYDRSRNHGGTWCDMASCGNMLKNREFRARRRAGS